In Magnetococcales bacterium, one genomic interval encodes:
- the nirJ gene encoding heme d1 biosynthesis radical SAM protein NirJ, which translates to MFRLTHFMRRLLAPTAGERPKMRVENGPVVVWNVIRRCNLSCAHCYSASSDRAFRGELTLESCCRVLEDLKRSGVSALILSGGEPLLRPDLFEIAAHARELGFYLGLSSNGTLMDRAMAGRIAAAGFDYVGVSLDGLEANHDRMRGLSGAFVRSVAGIGHCREQGVKVGIRFTPTRDNVGDLPELFKLMSREGTDRFYLSHWNHAGRGKVNREENADLLATRRLVEWLFEVSRADVEQGSSREIVTGNNDADGVFFLFWVRRHWPHLAEQAEAMLTRWGGNASGVGIANIDELGEVHPDIFWRHHRLGNVGQRSFGEIWGNREDPVLAGLRSRPRPLKGRCGRCDHLAICGGNTRVRAYQATGDHWEEDPGCYLTDAEIRSPESQA; encoded by the coding sequence ATGTTCCGCTTGACCCATTTCATGCGTCGCCTGTTGGCCCCGACAGCGGGGGAGCGTCCGAAGATGCGGGTCGAAAACGGACCCGTGGTGGTCTGGAACGTGATCCGGCGCTGCAATCTCTCCTGCGCCCATTGTTATTCCGCCTCGTCGGATCGGGCGTTTCGCGGCGAGTTGACCCTGGAGAGCTGTTGCCGGGTTCTGGAGGATTTGAAACGCTCTGGGGTATCGGCCTTGATCCTGTCGGGCGGGGAACCGCTGTTGCGTCCGGACCTGTTCGAGATTGCCGCTCATGCCCGTGAGCTGGGGTTTTATCTGGGATTGTCCAGCAACGGCACGTTGATGGATCGGGCCATGGCCGGGCGCATCGCGGCGGCGGGGTTTGATTATGTCGGGGTGAGCCTGGATGGTCTGGAAGCAAACCACGACCGCATGCGGGGCCTGTCCGGGGCGTTTGTGCGTTCCGTGGCCGGGATCGGCCATTGCCGGGAACAGGGGGTCAAGGTGGGGATCCGTTTTACCCCCACCCGCGACAATGTGGGGGATCTGCCGGAGCTGTTCAAGCTGATGAGTCGGGAGGGCACGGACCGGTTTTATCTCTCTCATTGGAACCATGCGGGTCGGGGCAAGGTCAACCGGGAGGAGAATGCCGATCTGCTGGCCACCCGTCGTTTGGTGGAGTGGCTGTTCGAGGTGAGTCGGGCGGATGTGGAGCAGGGAAGTTCCCGGGAGATCGTCACCGGCAACAACGATGCCGACGGGGTGTTTTTTCTGTTCTGGGTACGGCGTCACTGGCCCCATCTGGCGGAGCAGGCCGAAGCGATGTTGACCCGCTGGGGTGGCAACGCCTCCGGGGTGGGCATTGCCAACATCGATGAGTTGGGAGAGGTCCATCCGGATATTTTCTGGCGTCATCATCGCCTGGGCAATGTGGGGCAGCGTTCTTTCGGGGAGATCTGGGGCAACCGGGAGGATCCGGTTTTGGCGGGATTGCGCTCCAGACCCAGACCCCTCAAGGGACGATGCGGGCGGTGTGATCATCTGGCCATCTGCGGAGGCAATACCCGTGTCCGGGCCTATCAGGCCACCGGGGATCATTGGGAAGAGGATCCGGGCTGTTATCTGACCGACGCGGAGATCCGGTCGCCGGAGAGTCAGGCATGA